The Bos javanicus breed banteng chromosome 11, ARS-OSU_banteng_1.0, whole genome shotgun sequence genome includes a window with the following:
- the LOC133256699 gene encoding uncharacterized protein LOC133256699, whose protein sequence is MCGKYPDGHWLHVFHQQPPRRPSTIVSQKAYELQWGCPIWTTTLSLTGAKQVPPNLSVSKRQVSRCPQLKPLLAPPLAGCTEWAMRQRCTGAAFPDVPPLKDHVNKAESGREGSGRGKKPSPGNPFCFRSLLPEVLVFVAGVMASRLLRGVGALASQALRARGPNGVSVVRSMASGGGVPTDEEQATGLEREVMLAARKGQDPYNILAPKATSGTKEDPNLVPSITNKRIVGCICEEDNSTVIWFWLHKGEAQRCPSCGTHYKLVPHQLAH, encoded by the exons ATGTGTGGCAAGTATCCTGACGGGCACTGGCTTCATGTCTTCCATCAGCAGCCTCCACGTCGCCCGAGCACAATTGTCAGCCAAAAAGCATATGAACTACAGTGGGGTTGCCCCATTTGGACGACGACACTGAGTCTCACAGGCGCAAAACAAGTTCCACCCAACCTCAGCGTTAGCAAACGGCAGGTGTCCAGATGCCCACAACTGAAACCGTTACTAGCCCCGCCCCTAGCCGGCTGCACGGAGTGGGCAATGAGGCAGAGGTGCACAGGCGCAGCTTTTCCTGATGTCCCGCCCCTGAAAGATCACGTGAATAAGGCGGAGTCTGGGCGAGAAGGAAGCGGAAGGGGGAAAAAGCCCTCCCCCGGAAATCCCTTCTGTTTCAGGAGCCTGCTCCCGGAAGTGCTGGTGTTTGTAGCGGGCGTGATGGCGTCAAGGTTACTCCGTGGAGTTGGAGCTTTGGCCTCCCAGGCCCTGAGGGCCCGGGGTCCAAATGGAGTCTCCGTGGTGCGCTCTATGGCGTCTGGAG gtGGTGTTCCTACTGATGAAGAGCAGGCGACTGGGCTAGAGAGGGAGGTCATGCTGGCTGCTCGCAAGGGACAG gaCCCATACAATATACTTGCCCCAAAGGCAACCTCAGGTACCAAGGAGGACCCTAATTTAGTCCCCTCCATCACCAACAAGCGGATAGTGGGCTGCATCT GTGAAGAAGACAACAGTACTGTCATCTGGTTCTGGCTGCACAAAGGCGAGGCCCAGCGATGCCCCAGCTGTGGAACCCATTACAAGCTGGTGCCACACCAGCTGGCCCACTGA